In the Pirellulales bacterium genome, one interval contains:
- a CDS encoding aspartate aminotransferase family protein, producing the protein MNRRNDNDLSAEKSEGDSNLSRLRDQWQAATLDDATRALLAEDAQYFLHQSLSTPCLNAMQSCDGVWITDTAGRRYMDFHGNNVHQVGFANPAVIAAIKSQLDELAFCTRRYTNRVAVDLAKKLAEITPGDLSKALFCPGGTGAIGMALKLARVATGRHKVISMWDSFHGASLDCVSVGGEAVFRAGVGPLLPGCEHVPPADAYRCLWDCSSRGGCDLKCETYLEYVLEHERDVAAVIAEPVRSTPYIPPKEYWQAVRRACDRHGTLLIFDEICHGLGRTGRMFTCEHFGVTPDILVIGKGLGGGVMPLAAMIARPELDVAADRALGHYTHEKSPVACAAALAAIGYIEEHNLVEHARTLGERTLEALRGLMTRHRLIGDVRGLGLLMGVELVKDRATRERASDAAEAVMYRALSKGLNFKLTMGNILTLTPPLTISNEEMDQAVRILDECLTEVEAA; encoded by the coding sequence TTGAATCGTCGAAACGACAACGACTTGTCAGCCGAGAAATCCGAGGGGGACAGCAATCTTTCCCGGCTGCGCGACCAGTGGCAGGCCGCAACGCTCGACGATGCGACCCGCGCGCTACTGGCCGAGGACGCCCAGTACTTTCTGCATCAATCGCTGTCGACCCCGTGCTTGAACGCCATGCAGTCGTGCGACGGCGTCTGGATTACAGACACGGCCGGCCGCCGCTACATGGATTTTCACGGCAACAACGTCCACCAGGTGGGCTTTGCCAACCCTGCTGTCATTGCGGCAATTAAATCGCAGCTCGACGAACTGGCCTTTTGCACGCGGCGCTACACGAACCGCGTGGCCGTCGACCTGGCCAAGAAGCTGGCCGAGATCACGCCCGGCGATTTGTCGAAGGCGTTGTTCTGCCCTGGCGGCACCGGCGCGATCGGCATGGCCTTAAAGCTCGCGCGCGTGGCAACGGGGCGGCACAAGGTGATCTCGATGTGGGACAGCTTCCACGGCGCTTCGCTCGACTGCGTGAGCGTCGGCGGCGAGGCGGTGTTTCGCGCCGGCGTGGGACCACTACTGCCCGGCTGCGAGCACGTACCGCCGGCCGACGCTTATCGCTGCCTGTGGGATTGCTCGTCGCGCGGCGGCTGCGATCTGAAATGCGAGACGTACCTGGAATATGTGCTCGAGCACGAACGCGACGTGGCGGCCGTGATCGCCGAGCCGGTGCGCAGCACTCCCTACATTCCACCGAAAGAGTATTGGCAGGCGGTGCGTCGCGCCTGCGACCGGCATGGGACGCTATTGATCTTCGACGAAATCTGTCACGGCCTGGGACGCACCGGTCGGATGTTCACGTGCGAACATTTTGGCGTCACCCCTGATATCCTCGTGATCGGTAAGGGACTTGGCGGCGGTGTCATGCCATTGGCCGCCATGATCGCCCGGCCCGAGCTCGACGTGGCGGCCGATCGAGCGCTCGGGCATTACACGCACGAAAAAAGCCCCGTGGCTTGCGCGGCGGCGCTAGCTGCGATTGGCTACATCGAAGAGCACAATCTGGTCGAGCACGCCCGAACGCTGGGGGAGCGCACGCTCGAAGCGCTGCGCGGTTTAATGACACGGCATCGGCTGATCGGCGACGTACGTGGATTGGGGCTGTTGATGGGCGTCGAGCTAGTGAAAGATCGCGCGACGCGCGAGCGCGCCAGCGACGCGGCCGAGGCCGTCATGTACCGCGCGCTCTCGAAGGGCTTGAATTTCAAACTGACGATGGGGAACATCCTTACACTGACGCCCCCCTTAACGATCAGCAACGAGGAGATGGACCAGGCGGTGCGGATTCTCGACGAATGCCTGACCGAGGTCGAAGCGGCGTGA
- a CDS encoding MFS transporter: protein MNRDSHLFRWQVITFVTLWLGYAGYYVCRSNLSVAGPLLQAELAEQPTGAAENWLREAREAVSGRIQRTFDSVTSLFRGSNPAPDEAAAAPSSVKREEAIGKRRFGLIASISILFYALGKFTSGMVCDFAGGRRMFLFGMFASVVCTVFFGMATGFAAMLALWSANRLVQSMGWSALVKVASRWFPAARHGSIFGMLTLSYLFGDAIARLGLGMLLHLGLGWRGLFFVAAGVLATIAVASTFTLRASPADVGAPEPDANPENVYGSRGNAPQPADLVDLLWPLVSSFSFWLVCVISFGLTVVRETFNTWNPIYLKEAVGLSDASAATASALFPLVGGLSTLAAGWLTDRLARGRRGAIMLPFLGVLVVVLFGLASLKPESGATVPLLLTSIVSFALLGPYSFLTGVLSLDFGGKRGSSTAAGLADTAGYLGAIISGYGVGAIAEQHGWAGAFHTLGTIAAVTFAAAALYWYMHDVRRGRGAAST from the coding sequence ATGAATCGTGACTCGCACCTTTTTCGCTGGCAGGTGATCACCTTTGTCACGTTGTGGCTGGGCTATGCCGGTTATTATGTCTGCCGGTCGAATCTTTCGGTCGCGGGCCCGCTGCTACAGGCTGAGTTGGCAGAGCAGCCCACCGGTGCCGCCGAGAACTGGCTGCGCGAAGCCCGTGAAGCCGTCAGCGGCCGCATTCAGAGAACATTCGACAGCGTCACAAGTCTCTTTCGCGGATCGAATCCGGCACCTGACGAGGCCGCGGCCGCGCCTTCGAGTGTGAAGCGCGAAGAAGCGATCGGAAAGCGCCGCTTCGGCCTGATCGCCAGCATCAGCATCTTGTTCTACGCGCTGGGCAAGTTCACCAGCGGGATGGTGTGCGACTTTGCCGGCGGCCGGCGCATGTTCTTGTTCGGCATGTTCGCCTCGGTCGTGTGCACGGTCTTTTTCGGCATGGCGACCGGTTTCGCCGCGATGTTGGCTCTGTGGAGTGCAAACCGCCTGGTGCAATCGATGGGCTGGAGCGCGCTGGTGAAGGTCGCGTCGCGGTGGTTTCCCGCCGCCCGGCACGGCTCGATCTTCGGCATGCTGACGCTCAGCTACCTGTTCGGCGATGCGATCGCACGCTTAGGGCTCGGCATGCTCCTGCACCTGGGGCTCGGCTGGCGAGGGCTGTTCTTCGTGGCCGCCGGCGTGCTGGCCACGATTGCCGTGGCAAGCACCTTTACGCTGCGCGCGAGCCCCGCCGACGTCGGCGCGCCAGAGCCCGACGCGAATCCTGAGAACGTCTACGGTTCACGGGGAAATGCTCCGCAGCCGGCCGACCTGGTCGATCTGTTGTGGCCGCTCGTGAGCAGCTTCTCGTTCTGGCTGGTGTGCGTGATCAGCTTCGGCCTGACCGTGGTCCGCGAAACGTTCAATACCTGGAACCCGATCTACTTGAAGGAAGCGGTCGGCCTCTCCGATGCAAGCGCGGCGACAGCCAGCGCGCTGTTCCCGCTGGTCGGCGGATTGTCGACGCTGGCGGCCGGCTGGCTGACCGATCGGCTGGCGCGCGGGCGGCGCGGCGCGATCATGCTGCCGTTCCTCGGCGTTTTGGTCGTGGTGCTGTTCGGCCTGGCCTCGCTCAAGCCGGAAAGCGGCGCTACGGTGCCGCTCTTGCTGACGAGCATCGTCTCATTCGCGCTCTTGGGGCCGTACTCATTTCTTACCGGCGTCCTGTCGCTCGACTTCGGCGGCAAACGTGGCAGTTCGACCGCCGCGGGTCTGGCCGACACTGCCGGATACCTGGGTGCAATCATCTCGGGCTATGGTGTCGGCGCGATCGCCGAGCAACACGGCTGGGCGGGCGCTTTCCACACGCTCGGCACCATCGCGGCCGTCACGTTCGCCGCGGCCGCGCTGTACTGGTACATGCACGACGTGCGACGAGGCCGTGGCGCGGCGTCTACCTAG
- a CDS encoding glycosyltransferase family 4 protein: protein MKVGLVVRHFNPARGGAERWTHELARRALAAGHEVHVVAQSFGPAEHALPIVPQPVPRMHSPYAFALAIDETLGNLDLDLVHDMGFGWRFDILQPHFGAPRAQFDRKLQSMPPWKRTVRRALTAVSPRWQQQERVTWRQYADHRRLVIALSKLVARDLERTHGWPMERSRLIYNGVDLDRYSPDNRQQHRAAVRQRLRVTNDELLVLFVAHNFALKGLPTLLQAVGQLRKSGCAVRLLAVGGGQADKYKKLAVQVGASPGVDFLGSVADTAPLYAAADVFALPTWYDSCSLVLLEALATGLPVITTSHNGASEIMSDGRAGFVVENPGDSATLSRHLRALIDPATRFRMGVAARKLAEQYPLEGNYQQVLNLWEQVAGCLRLAA, encoded by the coding sequence ATGAAAGTGGGACTGGTTGTCCGTCATTTCAATCCCGCGCGCGGCGGTGCCGAGCGCTGGACGCACGAGCTGGCGCGGCGCGCCCTGGCGGCCGGCCACGAGGTACACGTCGTGGCGCAAAGCTTCGGTCCGGCTGAGCACGCGCTGCCGATCGTGCCACAGCCGGTCCCGCGCATGCACTCGCCGTACGCCTTTGCCCTCGCCATCGACGAGACACTCGGAAATCTCGACCTCGACCTGGTACATGACATGGGCTTTGGCTGGCGATTCGACATTCTGCAGCCGCATTTCGGAGCGCCGCGGGCCCAATTCGACCGCAAGCTACAGTCGATGCCCCCCTGGAAGCGCACAGTCCGCCGCGCGCTGACGGCCGTCTCGCCGCGTTGGCAACAGCAGGAGCGAGTAACCTGGCGGCAGTACGCCGATCATCGCCGCCTGGTGATTGCGCTGTCGAAGCTCGTGGCTCGCGACCTGGAACGCACGCACGGCTGGCCGATGGAGCGCTCACGACTGATCTATAATGGCGTCGATCTGGACCGTTACTCGCCCGACAATCGCCAGCAGCATCGCGCCGCGGTTCGCCAGCGGCTGCGTGTCACCAACGACGAGCTGCTGGTGCTGTTCGTGGCCCACAATTTCGCGCTGAAGGGACTGCCGACTTTGCTCCAGGCCGTGGGGCAGTTGCGCAAATCTGGTTGTGCCGTGCGGCTGCTGGCTGTCGGCGGTGGCCAGGCGGATAAATACAAGAAGCTTGCTGTGCAAGTTGGCGCAAGTCCCGGAGTCGACTTCCTGGGCTCAGTGGCCGACACGGCGCCCTTGTACGCGGCGGCGGATGTCTTTGCGCTGCCTACGTGGTACGACTCGTGCAGCCTGGTGTTGCTCGAAGCGCTGGCCACGGGCCTGCCGGTGATTACAACGAGTCACAACGGCGCCAGCGAGATCATGTCCGACGGCCGGGCCGGTTTCGTCGTGGAAAACCCTGGTGACTCGGCAACGCTGTCTCGCCACTTGCGCGCGCTCATCGATCCCGCCACGCGTTTCCGCATGGGCGTCGCCGCGCGCAAGCTCGCGGAGCAATATCCACTAGAAGGAAACTACCAGCAGGTACTGAATCTTTGGGAACAGGTGGCCGGGTGCCTGCGCCTCGCTGCTTAG
- the waaF gene encoding lipopolysaccharide heptosyltransferase II, translated as MKLGVFLPNWIGDVAMATPTLRALRRHYGPQARIVGIMRPYVSEVLVGTNWIDDRLFFDPRSKKPELNGRGFAKKLRRERFDTVVLLTNSLRTGFWAWASGAKQRVGYARDVRSIFLTHKLYAPMAGGEYAPQSTLDAYLQIAYALGCPKESPRIELATTEADERAADDVWRRLAIPTDKPLVLLNSGAAFGASKLWPTEYFGQLARRIADEWGYPVLAMCGPREREIARQITTVADHPGVVSLADARLGDDYPLPLGLSKACVRRAALMVTTDSGPRHFAPAFDVPVITLFGPMPISLSETHFAKAVHLQHKVPCGPCLQQVCPLAHHQCMRDLSVDRVYQAVHAQLSELQGLSASARHGDSWTDGDRDGGGGPLVIPIHTWRSTTATHAAVAAHAVVAPATVGRPVIPAPAVSTFAPQAAELASAARPTAGTAQIWINSSYRAALADAELDDFTAVMATTEGRLMRALPDRENWWLRLHGPHGTTRGAFLKKHHVRSLAHWVRAKLGAIAPATPGRIEAENVARLAVAGIETMPVIAFGERLSSAGLLESFVMTEELTGYVQLDQFLRQRFPAVNDERASGEPRDPDLQRLLAQVADVAARFHRAGYNHRDLYCCHFFIREPQSGLFDVRLIDLQRVQHRTHLRRRWIVKDLAQLAYSAPREVVSRSRRLAFFKAYRGVNKLGAEDRRLLRMVLAKKRQMELKLGSHP; from the coding sequence ATGAAGCTCGGTGTTTTCCTGCCCAATTGGATTGGCGACGTGGCGATGGCCACGCCGACGTTGCGAGCCTTGCGCCGCCATTACGGTCCGCAGGCGCGTATCGTCGGCATCATGCGGCCGTACGTTTCGGAAGTGCTGGTCGGCACGAACTGGATCGACGACCGGCTGTTTTTCGACCCGCGTTCGAAAAAGCCGGAGCTCAACGGCCGGGGCTTCGCGAAAAAACTGCGCCGCGAGCGCTTCGACACGGTCGTGCTGCTGACGAATTCCTTGCGGACCGGCTTCTGGGCCTGGGCCTCGGGCGCCAAACAGCGCGTGGGCTATGCCCGCGATGTCCGTTCGATTTTTTTGACGCACAAGCTTTACGCTCCCATGGCGGGCGGCGAATACGCGCCGCAATCGACCTTGGATGCGTATTTGCAAATTGCCTACGCGCTAGGCTGTCCGAAGGAATCGCCACGCATCGAGTTGGCTACGACCGAGGCCGATGAGCGCGCCGCGGACGATGTCTGGCGACGCCTGGCGATTCCGACCGACAAGCCGCTGGTGCTCTTGAATTCCGGGGCCGCGTTCGGGGCTTCGAAACTGTGGCCCACTGAATACTTCGGCCAGTTGGCGCGCCGCATCGCCGACGAGTGGGGTTATCCCGTGCTGGCGATGTGCGGCCCGCGCGAGCGGGAAATCGCTCGACAGATCACGACGGTGGCCGATCATCCGGGCGTTGTCAGTCTGGCCGATGCGCGACTGGGAGACGATTACCCGCTGCCACTGGGACTGAGCAAAGCCTGTGTACGCCGCGCCGCACTCATGGTGACGACCGACAGTGGCCCGCGACATTTCGCGCCGGCCTTCGACGTCCCCGTGATCACGTTGTTTGGCCCGATGCCGATCTCGCTCAGCGAGACGCACTTTGCGAAGGCGGTTCACCTGCAGCACAAGGTTCCGTGCGGGCCTTGTTTGCAGCAGGTTTGCCCGCTCGCGCATCACCAATGCATGCGCGACTTGAGCGTGGACCGGGTGTACCAGGCGGTGCACGCTCAACTGAGCGAGCTGCAAGGCCTCTCCGCATCGGCGCGCCACGGCGATTCCTGGACAGACGGCGACCGGGACGGCGGTGGCGGACCGCTGGTGATTCCCATACACACCTGGCGCTCGACCACGGCAACCCACGCGGCGGTGGCCGCTCACGCGGTGGTGGCACCGGCCACGGTCGGTCGCCCCGTAATACCTGCTCCGGCCGTCTCGACGTTCGCCCCACAGGCCGCGGAACTCGCAAGCGCCGCGCGGCCCACGGCGGGCACGGCGCAGATCTGGATCAATAGCTCGTATCGCGCCGCCTTGGCTGACGCCGAGCTCGACGACTTCACCGCCGTCATGGCCACGACCGAAGGGCGACTGATGCGGGCGTTGCCTGACCGCGAAAATTGGTGGTTGCGGCTGCACGGTCCCCACGGCACGACGCGCGGCGCTTTTTTGAAAAAACACCACGTCCGCTCGCTCGCTCATTGGGTGCGGGCCAAGCTCGGGGCGATAGCTCCGGCGACACCGGGCCGCATCGAGGCGGAAAACGTCGCCCGGCTTGCCGTGGCCGGCATCGAGACCATGCCCGTCATCGCTTTTGGCGAGCGCCTGAGCAGCGCTGGGCTGCTCGAATCGTTCGTCATGACCGAGGAATTGACCGGCTACGTGCAGCTCGACCAGTTTCTGAGACAGCGTTTTCCGGCCGTCAACGACGAGCGTGCGAGCGGCGAGCCGCGCGATCCAGACTTGCAGCGGTTGCTTGCGCAAGTGGCCGACGTTGCGGCCCGCTTTCATCGCGCCGGCTACAACCACCGCGACTTGTACTGTTGCCATTTCTTCATTCGCGAGCCGCAGTCCGGCCTGTTCGACGTCCGCCTGATCGACTTGCAACGTGTGCAGCACCGGACGCATCTGCGTCGGCGGTGGATCGTGAAGGACCTGGCACAGCTCGCTTATTCGGCGCCACGCGAAGTCGTCAGTCGCAGCCGTCGCCTGGCGTTCTTCAAGGCATACCGGGGCGTGAACAAACTCGGCGCCGAGGATCGGCGTCTGCTGCGCATGGTTCTCGCGAAGAAACGCCAGATGGAACTGAAATTGGGATCGCATCCATGA
- the lpxK gene encoding tetraacyldisaccharide 4'-kinase, translated as MLSPADFRAVVSGQRRDVSAFLWRALFRVVEVPYTIAVRYRNHGYDRQVGVQHASVPVISVGNLTLGGTGKTPLVAWIARWMRARDVRVTLISRGYGAQQGARNDEALELEQKLPDVPHLQNPDRVAAAHTAVEEFECQLILLDDGFQHRRLARDLDIVLVDALEPFGFDHVFPRGMLREPVSSLRRADCVALSRADMVSPERRAQLRAIVARYNPQAVWLEMRHAPERLLAASGKTGSFADLAGQKIAPFCGIGNPAGFRHTLAQCGLAADNLREFRDHHAYTQDDVQSLGRWAREQNAAALVCTHKDLVKLGVDQIGGIPLWAVEIGVEMLAGEAALDERLQTIVAKVATS; from the coding sequence ATGCTGAGCCCTGCTGACTTTCGTGCGGTGGTGAGCGGCCAGCGGCGCGATGTGAGCGCGTTTCTATGGCGCGCGTTGTTCCGCGTTGTCGAGGTTCCGTATACGATCGCCGTTCGCTATCGTAATCACGGTTACGATCGCCAGGTGGGCGTACAGCACGCCTCGGTGCCCGTGATTAGCGTCGGCAACCTGACACTCGGGGGCACGGGCAAGACTCCGCTCGTGGCCTGGATCGCGCGCTGGATGCGCGCCCGCGATGTCCGCGTCACGCTCATCAGTCGTGGCTACGGCGCCCAGCAGGGCGCGCGGAACGACGAAGCCCTCGAGCTCGAGCAGAAGCTCCCCGACGTGCCGCATTTGCAGAATCCCGATCGCGTCGCCGCAGCCCACACGGCTGTCGAGGAGTTCGAGTGCCAGCTGATCCTGCTCGATGATGGTTTTCAGCACCGCCGCCTGGCGCGCGATCTCGACATCGTCCTCGTCGACGCCTTGGAGCCGTTTGGGTTCGACCATGTGTTCCCGCGCGGCATGCTGCGCGAACCGGTTTCGTCACTTCGCCGTGCCGACTGCGTCGCGCTGTCACGGGCGGACATGGTCTCGCCCGAACGCCGCGCGCAATTGCGGGCGATCGTCGCGCGTTACAACCCACAAGCGGTATGGCTGGAAATGCGGCACGCGCCCGAGCGGTTGCTGGCAGCCAGCGGTAAGACCGGATCGTTCGCGGACCTGGCCGGCCAAAAGATCGCGCCGTTCTGCGGCATCGGCAACCCGGCCGGCTTTCGGCATACGCTTGCGCAGTGCGGGCTGGCGGCCGACAATCTGCGCGAGTTCCGCGATCACCATGCCTACACGCAGGACGACGTTCAGTCGCTTGGCCGATGGGCCCGGGAGCAAAACGCTGCGGCGCTAGTTTGCACGCACAAGGACCTGGTGAAGCTCGGCGTCGACCAGATCGGCGGCATTCCGCTATGGGCCGTCGAGATCGGCGTGGAGATGCTGGCTGGCGAGGCAGCACTCGACGAGCGCTTGCAAACGATTGTCGCCAAGGTTGCGACGAGCTAA
- a CDS encoding BON domain-containing protein translates to MATTQRALSEARPLAQSALADSHIFDLRDLVVEEGEDALVLRGSVSSFYHKQMAQELVRAVAGREVDVVNAIDVR, encoded by the coding sequence TTGGCCACGACGCAACGAGCACTGAGTGAAGCGCGACCGCTTGCGCAGTCGGCACTGGCTGACAGTCATATTTTCGATTTGCGCGATCTGGTCGTCGAAGAAGGTGAGGACGCGCTGGTGCTGCGCGGTTCGGTCTCGAGCTTTTACCACAAGCAAATGGCACAGGAATTGGTTCGAGCTGTCGCAGGACGTGAAGTGGACGTGGTAAACGCGATCGACGTGCGGTAA
- a CDS encoding MMPL family transporter: METILNLVDRYRGTVWLVTLALLAASLYLLTKLEILDSPERWMPRPTVEAWGVFDSHFDVGDTVAVGLHFTRPITEEDLPRLSSLRKRFAAIPGVKQVYDTSLVAEQIEGVPLMTLLARENHDRFNLYAGALWDTPPPEDPTRTLVTVCELEFHPDKETDDVLNERRRTVVNAVHKIIGEEKVEAGWGDAVEFHVASAIVMMMELEKRARQVALTFLPASIAVGMLSLYFSFRTWRTLLVAVLGSAMAILLVLGWLGAGGGTLGVVTVATPALISIIGVASTMHFGEYAADHGTTGETRNRRQLVSWVAVPCLGAAATTAIGFLMLGFNDLAPVRDLGVQLFIGSLLAFFGVFLVSQIIPIRNASGGVVLTQDRFRRYATAVTKMPVVTTLGLLGVTIFLFFCAWPRPADYPIGLYVDADPFSFFTEEQPIARALDLFSRREFGVYQLDVVLVPKEFAAPPKVGQKPDPAYTANRDRAREYSDLILSRRDLGVMRVVSTDAFHQRQQAFQEQLEKTRREEGIGAYLAKLSRVTSQSSIFSSTFQSWNHDKKAEGALRLTFLAHESGGEGFAPLLRFARENLPHDRFNCYLCGSIAQVVQLGEGLSGGILWGLGSSVIIIAVLCGFLFRSLKFTLLALPPNLFPVLALYGVMGLFKIPISSGSAMVATIALGIAVNDTMHFVLHYQRLTREQGMGTRHGIVRTIADLGRPIVLTSVVHIAGFTVFLLTDFQPLFHFGLLSSAAMTAAMLGDLFMLPNLLMLFDQRPETVAETSVPEAHIGHSQKPPATVT, encoded by the coding sequence ATGGAAACGATTCTCAATCTCGTCGACCGTTATCGCGGAACGGTCTGGCTGGTGACGCTGGCTTTGCTGGCGGCGTCGCTGTACCTGCTGACGAAGCTCGAAATCCTCGACTCGCCCGAGCGTTGGATGCCGCGCCCCACGGTCGAAGCGTGGGGCGTGTTCGACAGCCACTTCGACGTGGGCGACACCGTGGCTGTCGGGTTGCACTTTACCCGGCCCATCACCGAGGAAGATTTACCGCGACTGAGCAGCCTGCGCAAGCGCTTTGCCGCGATCCCGGGCGTGAAGCAGGTTTACGACACCTCACTCGTGGCCGAGCAGATTGAAGGTGTGCCGCTGATGACGCTTTTGGCGCGCGAGAACCACGATCGATTCAATCTATACGCGGGCGCCTTGTGGGACACGCCCCCGCCGGAGGACCCCACGCGCACCCTGGTCACGGTGTGCGAGCTGGAATTTCATCCCGACAAGGAAACCGACGACGTTCTCAACGAGCGGCGTCGCACGGTCGTTAATGCGGTTCACAAGATCATTGGCGAGGAAAAGGTCGAGGCCGGCTGGGGGGACGCCGTCGAATTCCACGTGGCCAGCGCCATCGTGATGATGATGGAGTTGGAAAAGCGTGCCCGGCAAGTGGCTCTGACCTTTCTGCCCGCCTCGATCGCCGTGGGCATGTTGAGCCTGTACTTCAGCTTTCGCACCTGGCGCACCCTGCTGGTGGCCGTCCTCGGTAGTGCGATGGCGATCCTGCTGGTGCTCGGCTGGCTGGGCGCCGGTGGGGGAACGCTGGGCGTCGTGACCGTGGCCACCCCCGCCTTGATCTCGATCATCGGGGTCGCCTCGACCATGCACTTCGGCGAGTACGCTGCCGACCATGGAACGACGGGCGAAACACGCAATCGCCGCCAACTGGTCAGTTGGGTCGCCGTTCCCTGCCTGGGCGCCGCCGCCACGACGGCCATCGGCTTTTTGATGCTCGGCTTTAACGATCTGGCGCCGGTGCGCGATCTGGGCGTGCAACTCTTTATCGGATCGCTGCTGGCGTTCTTCGGCGTGTTCCTGGTATCGCAAATCATCCCGATTCGCAACGCCTCGGGCGGCGTGGTGCTGACGCAAGACCGGTTCCGCCGCTACGCCACAGCCGTCACCAAAATGCCGGTCGTGACCACACTGGGCCTGCTGGGCGTAACCATCTTTCTGTTCTTCTGCGCGTGGCCCCGTCCGGCCGACTATCCGATCGGTCTGTATGTCGATGCCGACCCGTTCTCGTTTTTCACCGAAGAACAGCCGATCGCGCGAGCCCTTGACCTGTTTTCGCGCCGCGAGTTTGGCGTCTATCAACTCGACGTCGTGCTGGTACCCAAGGAGTTCGCCGCGCCGCCGAAGGTCGGCCAAAAACCAGATCCTGCGTACACGGCCAACCGCGACCGTGCCCGCGAGTACAGCGACCTGATCCTGTCGCGCCGCGACCTGGGCGTGATGCGTGTCGTTTCGACCGACGCCTTTCACCAGCGGCAGCAAGCGTTTCAGGAGCAACTGGAAAAAACGCGCCGCGAAGAAGGCATCGGCGCGTACCTGGCCAAGCTTTCGCGCGTGACCTCGCAGTCGTCGATCTTTTCCTCGACGTTTCAGAGCTGGAACCACGACAAGAAGGCAGAAGGCGCTCTGCGTCTGACTTTCCTCGCCCACGAGTCAGGAGGCGAGGGCTTCGCGCCCCTCTTGCGGTTCGCGCGCGAGAACTTGCCCCATGATCGCTTCAACTGCTACCTGTGCGGCTCGATCGCCCAGGTCGTGCAGCTCGGCGAAGGGCTCTCCGGCGGCATCCTGTGGGGACTCGGTTCGAGCGTGATCATCATCGCCGTCTTGTGCGGGTTCCTGTTCCGCTCACTCAAGTTTACCCTCTTGGCCCTGCCGCCAAACCTGTTTCCCGTGCTGGCACTATACGGCGTGATGGGCCTGTTCAAGATTCCGATCAGCTCCGGCTCGGCCATGGTGGCCACGATCGCGCTGGGCATCGCCGTGAACGACACCATGCACTTCGTGCTGCACTATCAACGGCTGACCCGCGAACAAGGGATGGGCACCCGGCACGGCATCGTGCGGACGATCGCCGATTTGGGGCGACCGATCGTGCTCACGTCGGTCGTGCATATCGCCGGCTTCACCGTCTTTTTGCTGACCGACTTCCAGCCGCTATTTCATTTCGGCTTGTTGTCGAGCGCCGCCATGACCGCGGCCATGTTGGGCGATCTGTTCATGCTGCCGAACTTGCTAATGCTCTTCGATCAGCGGCCGGAAACGGTCGCCGAGACGAGCGTTCCCGAAGCGCATATCGGCCATTCACAGAAGCCACCTGCCACGGTGACCTGA
- a CDS encoding isocitrate/isopropylmalate dehydrogenase family protein gives MAHEVTLITGDGTGPELAAAAKKCVDATGVKINWDEQVAGVDIMEKMGTPLPDAVMESVRRTKCALKAPITTPVGTGFRSINVHLRQALGLFACIRPCKQYVGVRSFFSEVPVDLVIVRENTESLYAGIEFERGKPETAEAIKFINERAEKKIKSGLDETGLTIKSISVSATERIVRCAFDYARKNSRQRVTCVHKANILKFTDGLFLEVSRKVAEQYPDIEFEDRIVDNMCMQLVQKPELYDVLVLPNLYGDILSDLAAGLVGGLGVAPGANIGPNGAVFEATHGSAPKYKGQNKVNPTALILSGMLMLRYLGELEAGDRLEKAVADVIAEGKYVTYDLKPNRDDPTAVGTREMADAICRKLAE, from the coding sequence ATGGCTCACGAAGTTACCCTGATCACGGGCGACGGCACCGGTCCCGAACTGGCCGCCGCCGCTAAGAAGTGTGTCGATGCCACCGGCGTCAAAATCAACTGGGACGAGCAGGTCGCCGGCGTCGACATCATGGAGAAGATGGGGACGCCGCTACCTGACGCGGTCATGGAGAGCGTTCGACGCACGAAGTGCGCCTTGAAAGCCCCCATCACCACGCCCGTGGGTACCGGCTTTCGCAGCATCAACGTCCACCTGCGGCAAGCCCTGGGGTTGTTCGCCTGTATCCGCCCCTGCAAGCAATACGTCGGCGTGCGCAGCTTCTTCAGCGAGGTCCCGGTCGACCTGGTGATCGTCCGCGAGAACACCGAGAGCCTTTACGCCGGCATCGAGTTCGAGCGTGGCAAGCCCGAGACGGCTGAGGCGATCAAGTTCATCAACGAGCGGGCCGAGAAGAAGATCAAGTCGGGGCTGGACGAGACGGGCCTGACGATCAAGTCGATCAGCGTATCGGCCACCGAGCGGATCGTACGATGTGCGTTCGACTATGCCCGCAAAAACAGCCGTCAGCGCGTCACCTGCGTTCACAAGGCGAACATCCTCAAGTTCACCGACGGATTGTTCCTGGAAGTGTCGCGCAAGGTCGCGGAGCAGTATCCGGACATCGAGTTCGAGGATCGCATCGTCGACAACATGTGCATGCAGCTCGTGCAAAAGCCCGAGTTGTACGACGTGCTGGTGCTGCCAAACCTGTACGGCGACATTTTGAGTGACCTGGCCGCGGGCCTGGTGGGCGGCTTGGGCGTCGCGCCGGGTGCGAACATCGGCCCCAACGGCGCCGTCTTCGAAGCCACGCATGGCAGTGCCCCCAAGTACAAGGGGCAGAACAAGGTCAACCCGACCGCGCTGATCCTGTCGGGCATGCTGATGCTGCGGTACCTGGGCGAGTTGGAAGCTGGTGATCGCCTGGAAAAGGCCGTGGCTGACGTGATCGCCGAAGGGAAGTACGTCACGTACGACTTGAAGCCCAATCGTGACGACCCGACGGCCGTCGGCACCCGCGAAATGGCCGACGCGATTTGCCGCAAGCTGGCCGAATAG